The following proteins come from a genomic window of Canis lupus baileyi chromosome 20, mCanLup2.hap1, whole genome shotgun sequence:
- the CCNT2 gene encoding cyclin-T2 isoform X6 yields MLLKIFSSIENDGALVIFVSTSKDLAQTSYFMATNSLHLTTFCLQYKPTVIACVCIHLACKWSNWEIPVSTDGKHWWEYVDPTVTLELLDELTHEFLQILEKTPSRLKRIRNWRANQAAKKPKVDGQVSETPLLGSSLVQNSILVDSVTGVPTNPSFQKPSTSAFPAPVPLNSGNISVQDSHTSDNLSMLATGMPSTSYSLSSHQEWPQHQESARTEQIYSQKQETSLSGSQYNINFQQGPSISLHSGLHHRPDKISDHSSIKQEYTHKAGSSKHHGPISATPGVIPQKMSLDKYREKRKLETLDLDVRDHYIAAQVEQQHKHVQSQSASSSSVTSPIKMKIPITNTEKPEKYMADKKEKSGSLKLRIPIPPTDKSASKEELKMKIKVSSSERHSSSDEGSGKSKHSSPHISRDHKEKHKDHPSNRHHPSSHKHSHSHSGSSSGGSKHSADGIPPTVLRSPVGLSSDGISSSSSSSRKKLHVNDASHNHHSKMSKSSKSSGSSSSSSSSVKQYISSHNSVFNHPLPPPPPVTYQVGYGHLSTLVKLDKKPVETNGPDVNHEYSTNSQHMDYKDTFDMLDSLLSAQGMNM; encoded by the exons TCTGCACCTTACCACCTTCTGTCTTCAGTACAAACCAACAGTGATAGCATGTGTATGTATTCATTTGGCTTGCAAATGGTCCAATTGGGAGATTCCTGTGTCAACTGATGGAAAACATTGGTGGGAATATGTGGATCCTACGGTTACTCTAGAATTACTAGATG agctaACACATGAGTTTCTACAAATATTGGAGAAAACACCTAGTAGGTTGAAGAGGATTCGAAACTGGAGG GCTAATCAGGCGGCTAAGAAACCAAAAGTAGATGGACAAGTTTCAGAAACTCCACTTCTCGGTTCATCTTTGGTCCAGAATTCCATTTTAGTAGATAGTGTAACTGGTGTGCCTACAAACCCAAGTTTTCAGAAACCATCTACATCAGCATTCCCTGCACCAGTACCTCTAAATTCAGGAAATATCTCTGTTCAAGACAGCCATACATCTGATAATTTGTCAATGCTAGCAACAGGAATGCCAAGTACCTCCTACAGTTTGTCGTCACACCAAGAATGGCCTCAACATCAAGAATCAGCAAGGACAGAACAGATATATTCACAGAAGCAAGAGACATCTTTGTCTGGTAGCCAGTACAACATCAACTTCCAGCAGGGACCTTCTATATCACTGCATTCAGGATTACATCACAGACCTGACAAAATTTCTGATCATTCATCCATTAAGCAAGAATATACTCATAAAGCAGGGAGCAGTAAACACCATGGGCCAATTTCTGCTACTCCTGGAGTAATTCCTCAGAAAATGTCTTTAGATAAATATAGGGAAAAACGTAAGCTAGAAACTCTTGATCTGGATGTAAGGGATCATTATATAGCTGCCCAAGTAGAACAGCAACACAAACACGTGCAGTCACAGTCAGCCAGCAGCAGTTCTGTCACTTCtcccattaaaatgaaaattcccATCACAAATActgaaaaacctgaaaaatacatGGCGGATAAGAAGGAAAAGAGTGGATCACTGAAGTTACGGATTCCAATACCACCCACTGATAAGAGTGCTAGTAAAGaagaactgaaaatgaaaataaaggtttCTTCCTCAGAAAGACACAGCTCTTCTGATGAGGGCAGTGGGAAGAGCAAGCATTCAAGTCCACATATTAGCAGAGACCATAAGGAGAAGCACAAGGACCATCCTTCCAACCGCCACCACCCCAGCAGTCACAAGCATTCCCACTCACATAGTGGCAGCAGCAGCGGTGGCAGTAAACACAGTGCTGATGGAATACCACCCACTGTTCTGAGGAGTCCTGTCGGCCTGAGCAGTGATGGCATTTCCTCTAGTTCCAGCTCTTCAAGGAAGAAGCTGCATGTCAATGATGCATCTCACAACCATCACTCCAAAATGAGCAAAAGTTCCAAAAGTTCAGGTAGTTCATCTAGTTCTTCCTCCTCTGTTAAGCAGTATATATCCTCTCACAACTCTGTTTTTAACCATCCCttaccccctcctccccctgtcACATACCAGGTGGGCTACGGACATCTCAGCACCCTCGTGAAACTGGACAAGAAGCCAGTGGAGACCAACGGTCCTGATGTCAATCACGAGTACAGTACAAACAGCCAGCATATGGACTACAAAGACACATTCGACATGCTGGACTCGCTGTTAAGTGCCCAAGGAATGAACATGTAA
- the CCNT2 gene encoding cyclin-T2 isoform X7, which produces MATNSLHLTTFCLQYKPTVIACVCIHLACKWSNWEIPVSTDGKHWWEYVDPTVTLELLDELTHEFLQILEKTPSRLKRIRNWRANQAAKKPKVDGQVSETPLLGSSLVQNSILVDSVTGVPTNPSFQKPSTSAFPAPVPLNSGNISVQDSHTSDNLSMLATGMPSTSYSLSSHQEWPQHQESARTEQIYSQKQETSLSGSQYNINFQQGPSISLHSGLHHRPDKISDHSSIKQEYTHKAGSSKHHGPISATPGVIPQKMSLDKYREKRKLETLDLDVRDHYIAAQVEQQHKHVQSQSASSSSVTSPIKMKIPITNTEKPEKYMADKKEKSGSLKLRIPIPPTDKSASKEELKMKIKVSSSERHSSSDEGSGKSKHSSPHISRDHKEKHKDHPSNRHHPSSHKHSHSHSGSSSGGSKHSADGIPPTVLRSPVGLSSDGISSSSSSSRKKLHVNDASHNHHSKMSKSSKSSGSSSSSSSSVKQYISSHNSVFNHPLPPPPPVTYQVGYGHLSTLVKLDKKPVETNGPDVNHEYSTNSQHMDYKDTFDMLDSLLSAQGMNM; this is translated from the exons TCTGCACCTTACCACCTTCTGTCTTCAGTACAAACCAACAGTGATAGCATGTGTATGTATTCATTTGGCTTGCAAATGGTCCAATTGGGAGATTCCTGTGTCAACTGATGGAAAACATTGGTGGGAATATGTGGATCCTACGGTTACTCTAGAATTACTAGATG agctaACACATGAGTTTCTACAAATATTGGAGAAAACACCTAGTAGGTTGAAGAGGATTCGAAACTGGAGG GCTAATCAGGCGGCTAAGAAACCAAAAGTAGATGGACAAGTTTCAGAAACTCCACTTCTCGGTTCATCTTTGGTCCAGAATTCCATTTTAGTAGATAGTGTAACTGGTGTGCCTACAAACCCAAGTTTTCAGAAACCATCTACATCAGCATTCCCTGCACCAGTACCTCTAAATTCAGGAAATATCTCTGTTCAAGACAGCCATACATCTGATAATTTGTCAATGCTAGCAACAGGAATGCCAAGTACCTCCTACAGTTTGTCGTCACACCAAGAATGGCCTCAACATCAAGAATCAGCAAGGACAGAACAGATATATTCACAGAAGCAAGAGACATCTTTGTCTGGTAGCCAGTACAACATCAACTTCCAGCAGGGACCTTCTATATCACTGCATTCAGGATTACATCACAGACCTGACAAAATTTCTGATCATTCATCCATTAAGCAAGAATATACTCATAAAGCAGGGAGCAGTAAACACCATGGGCCAATTTCTGCTACTCCTGGAGTAATTCCTCAGAAAATGTCTTTAGATAAATATAGGGAAAAACGTAAGCTAGAAACTCTTGATCTGGATGTAAGGGATCATTATATAGCTGCCCAAGTAGAACAGCAACACAAACACGTGCAGTCACAGTCAGCCAGCAGCAGTTCTGTCACTTCtcccattaaaatgaaaattcccATCACAAATActgaaaaacctgaaaaatacatGGCGGATAAGAAGGAAAAGAGTGGATCACTGAAGTTACGGATTCCAATACCACCCACTGATAAGAGTGCTAGTAAAGaagaactgaaaatgaaaataaaggtttCTTCCTCAGAAAGACACAGCTCTTCTGATGAGGGCAGTGGGAAGAGCAAGCATTCAAGTCCACATATTAGCAGAGACCATAAGGAGAAGCACAAGGACCATCCTTCCAACCGCCACCACCCCAGCAGTCACAAGCATTCCCACTCACATAGTGGCAGCAGCAGCGGTGGCAGTAAACACAGTGCTGATGGAATACCACCCACTGTTCTGAGGAGTCCTGTCGGCCTGAGCAGTGATGGCATTTCCTCTAGTTCCAGCTCTTCAAGGAAGAAGCTGCATGTCAATGATGCATCTCACAACCATCACTCCAAAATGAGCAAAAGTTCCAAAAGTTCAGGTAGTTCATCTAGTTCTTCCTCCTCTGTTAAGCAGTATATATCCTCTCACAACTCTGTTTTTAACCATCCCttaccccctcctccccctgtcACATACCAGGTGGGCTACGGACATCTCAGCACCCTCGTGAAACTGGACAAGAAGCCAGTGGAGACCAACGGTCCTGATGTCAATCACGAGTACAGTACAAACAGCCAGCATATGGACTACAAAGACACATTCGACATGCTGGACTCGCTGTTAAGTGCCCAAGGAATGAACATGTAA
- the CCNT2 gene encoding cyclin-T2 isoform X5, translated as MLQTLGFEITIEHPHTDVVKCTQLVRASKDLAQTSYFMATNSLHLTTFCLQYKPTVIACVCIHLACKWSNWEIPVSTDGKHWWEYVDPTVTLELLDELTHEFLQILEKTPSRLKRIRNWRANQAAKKPKVDGQVSETPLLGSSLVQNSILVDSVTGVPTNPSFQKPSTSAFPAPVPLNSGNISVQDSHTSDNLSMLATGMPSTSYSLSSHQEWPQHQESARTEQIYSQKQETSLSGSQYNINFQQGPSISLHSGLHHRPDKISDHSSIKQEYTHKAGSSKHHGPISATPGVIPQKMSLDKYREKRKLETLDLDVRDHYIAAQVEQQHKHVQSQSASSSSVTSPIKMKIPITNTEKPEKYMADKKEKSGSLKLRIPIPPTDKSASKEELKMKIKVSSSERHSSSDEGSGKSKHSSPHISRDHKEKHKDHPSNRHHPSSHKHSHSHSGSSSGGSKHSADGIPPTVLRSPVGLSSDGISSSSSSSRKKLHVNDASHNHHSKMSKSSKSSGSSSSSSSSVKQYISSHNSVFNHPLPPPPPVTYQVGYGHLSTLVKLDKKPVETNGPDVNHEYSTNSQHMDYKDTFDMLDSLLSAQGMNM; from the exons TCTGCACCTTACCACCTTCTGTCTTCAGTACAAACCAACAGTGATAGCATGTGTATGTATTCATTTGGCTTGCAAATGGTCCAATTGGGAGATTCCTGTGTCAACTGATGGAAAACATTGGTGGGAATATGTGGATCCTACGGTTACTCTAGAATTACTAGATG agctaACACATGAGTTTCTACAAATATTGGAGAAAACACCTAGTAGGTTGAAGAGGATTCGAAACTGGAGG GCTAATCAGGCGGCTAAGAAACCAAAAGTAGATGGACAAGTTTCAGAAACTCCACTTCTCGGTTCATCTTTGGTCCAGAATTCCATTTTAGTAGATAGTGTAACTGGTGTGCCTACAAACCCAAGTTTTCAGAAACCATCTACATCAGCATTCCCTGCACCAGTACCTCTAAATTCAGGAAATATCTCTGTTCAAGACAGCCATACATCTGATAATTTGTCAATGCTAGCAACAGGAATGCCAAGTACCTCCTACAGTTTGTCGTCACACCAAGAATGGCCTCAACATCAAGAATCAGCAAGGACAGAACAGATATATTCACAGAAGCAAGAGACATCTTTGTCTGGTAGCCAGTACAACATCAACTTCCAGCAGGGACCTTCTATATCACTGCATTCAGGATTACATCACAGACCTGACAAAATTTCTGATCATTCATCCATTAAGCAAGAATATACTCATAAAGCAGGGAGCAGTAAACACCATGGGCCAATTTCTGCTACTCCTGGAGTAATTCCTCAGAAAATGTCTTTAGATAAATATAGGGAAAAACGTAAGCTAGAAACTCTTGATCTGGATGTAAGGGATCATTATATAGCTGCCCAAGTAGAACAGCAACACAAACACGTGCAGTCACAGTCAGCCAGCAGCAGTTCTGTCACTTCtcccattaaaatgaaaattcccATCACAAATActgaaaaacctgaaaaatacatGGCGGATAAGAAGGAAAAGAGTGGATCACTGAAGTTACGGATTCCAATACCACCCACTGATAAGAGTGCTAGTAAAGaagaactgaaaatgaaaataaaggtttCTTCCTCAGAAAGACACAGCTCTTCTGATGAGGGCAGTGGGAAGAGCAAGCATTCAAGTCCACATATTAGCAGAGACCATAAGGAGAAGCACAAGGACCATCCTTCCAACCGCCACCACCCCAGCAGTCACAAGCATTCCCACTCACATAGTGGCAGCAGCAGCGGTGGCAGTAAACACAGTGCTGATGGAATACCACCCACTGTTCTGAGGAGTCCTGTCGGCCTGAGCAGTGATGGCATTTCCTCTAGTTCCAGCTCTTCAAGGAAGAAGCTGCATGTCAATGATGCATCTCACAACCATCACTCCAAAATGAGCAAAAGTTCCAAAAGTTCAGGTAGTTCATCTAGTTCTTCCTCCTCTGTTAAGCAGTATATATCCTCTCACAACTCTGTTTTTAACCATCCCttaccccctcctccccctgtcACATACCAGGTGGGCTACGGACATCTCAGCACCCTCGTGAAACTGGACAAGAAGCCAGTGGAGACCAACGGTCCTGATGTCAATCACGAGTACAGTACAAACAGCCAGCATATGGACTACAAAGACACATTCGACATGCTGGACTCGCTGTTAAGTGCCCAAGGAATGAACATGTAA